From Calothrix sp. PCC 6303, a single genomic window includes:
- a CDS encoding BolA family protein has translation MISPQQVEAMIKAEMPDAQVQVQDLTGGGDHYQVTVVSSQFAGKRLVQQHQIVYRSLQEAMSTEAIHALALKTYTPETWQTAVQS, from the coding sequence ATGATCAGTCCGCAACAAGTCGAGGCAATGATAAAAGCTGAAATGCCTGATGCTCAAGTGCAAGTACAAGACTTGACAGGTGGTGGCGACCACTACCAAGTTACCGTAGTTTCATCGCAATTTGCGGGCAAAAGACTAGTACAACAACACCAAATAGTTTACCGATCTTTGCAAGAAGCAATGTCAACCGAGGCAATTCACGCACTTGCCCTCAAAACCTATACTCCAGAAACTTGGCAAACCGCAGTTCAAAGCTAA
- a CDS encoding polysaccharide deacetylase family protein, with the protein MQFAPLYPIIHQILKPIFPQCLWRGDNSSKNIALSFDDGPHPEYTPQLLAVLDRYQIPATFFWLGICVNRFPQVAKLVSDGNHWIGLHGYNHHNFPLLSATQLQDSLQQTQAAIFNACHLLPTQVRDVRPPNGTFTPKTLELLHRWNYRPVMWTVVPEDWVRPGVNTVVERVLNQVKNGSIIVLHDGYFGGEDVAKTTDILIPRLLERGYNFVTIDAMHQQEAGSRGK; encoded by the coding sequence ATGCAATTTGCACCCTTGTACCCAATCATCCATCAGATTCTCAAACCAATATTTCCTCAATGTCTATGGAGAGGGGATAACAGTTCCAAAAACATCGCTCTTTCCTTTGACGACGGACCTCATCCAGAATATACACCGCAACTTTTAGCAGTTTTAGACCGCTACCAAATTCCCGCTACCTTTTTTTGGCTGGGTATTTGCGTCAACCGCTTCCCACAAGTCGCAAAGCTAGTATCCGATGGCAATCACTGGATCGGCTTACATGGCTATAATCATCATAACTTTCCCCTACTTTCTGCAACCCAATTACAGGATAGTCTCCAACAAACTCAAGCAGCGATTTTCAATGCTTGTCATCTTCTTCCCACACAAGTCCGTGATGTTCGACCCCCAAATGGAACATTTACACCTAAAACTTTAGAATTACTACATCGGTGGAATTATCGACCTGTAATGTGGACTGTTGTACCTGAAGATTGGGTTAGACCAGGTGTAAATACTGTTGTCGAAAGGGTTTTAAATCAAGTGAAAAATGGTTCCATTATTGTTTTGCATGATGGATACTTCGGTGGAGAAGATGTTGCCAAAACTACGGATATTTTAATCCCTCGACTTTTAGAGCGGGGCTACAACTTTGTCACAATTGATGCTATGCATCAACAAGAAGCAGGGAGTAGGGGAAAATAA
- a CDS encoding S8 family serine peptidase, with amino-acid sequence MSDRINNPISNNPINYPSTSLGTGTPKINLGMILQRGGEELALEKVSDRFTVRPAQNISSKDLSLVNWGNWQRHIPIANLELFTVSPNELEASMAMARNSQSITFASHVYQIKNNPGNFVYLDDQITIQFAPEIDSAKIKTFASSLHLKLDKPVDGLNNTFVFTVGKEAVENPIKITNRLQTLPEVLAAEANIVIQQEPHYQPRDPLFSQQWYLSHKGGNQLALNSHIMVEKAWDLTRGLRSVVVAVVDDSFDLNHPDFQGSGKIVAPRDLKENDFLPLPNEQEASHGTACAGIAIAEENGTGIAGVAPGCALMPIRTTGYLDDESIEQIFDWAVEKGASVISCSWGASAVYFPLSMRQRAAVTRAATKGRSGKGCVIIFAAGNANRPVSGVVSERNWAKNIVSGDTKWLSGFAVHPDVITVAASTSLNKKAAYSNWGENISVCAPSNNAPPGMWFQATGYVYTQPGIAGALPGLGVFTTDQLGAAGYDLGNFTNTFGGTSSATPVVAGVAGLILSVNPDLTARQVNNILEETADKIIDTEADLQLGRREGTYDEKGHSQWFGYGKVNAARAVEAAKKLRAIPNVGNRQISAKNINKIAIPDNNRQGVKSAIAFSDASLVKDIQITVNINHDFLGDLEIYLIAPNKQQILLQSRTLGRSNQLQGHFSTATEPALMQLAHQPAAGRWYLWVIDYVPEDIGTLNSWELTLGF; translated from the coding sequence ATGAGCGATCGCATAAATAATCCAATAAGCAATAATCCAATAAACTATCCAAGTACATCTCTAGGCACAGGCACACCTAAAATTAACCTGGGAATGATCTTACAACGGGGCGGGGAAGAATTGGCTTTGGAGAAAGTAAGCGATCGCTTTACTGTTCGTCCGGCTCAAAATATATCATCAAAGGATTTATCATTAGTAAATTGGGGTAATTGGCAACGTCATATTCCTATTGCCAACTTAGAATTATTCACCGTCAGCCCAAATGAGTTGGAAGCCTCAATGGCGATGGCTCGTAATTCCCAAAGTATCACTTTTGCCAGCCATGTTTACCAAATTAAGAACAACCCTGGCAATTTTGTTTATTTGGATGATCAAATTACAATTCAATTTGCGCCAGAGATTGATTCGGCGAAAATCAAGACATTTGCTAGCAGTTTGCATTTGAAATTAGATAAACCTGTTGATGGATTAAATAACACTTTTGTTTTTACTGTTGGTAAAGAAGCGGTTGAAAATCCGATCAAAATCACCAATAGGTTGCAAACACTGCCGGAAGTTTTAGCGGCAGAAGCCAATATTGTGATTCAACAAGAGCCACATTATCAACCCCGTGACCCTTTATTTTCTCAACAATGGTATCTCAGTCATAAAGGGGGGAATCAATTGGCTTTAAATTCCCACATTATGGTGGAAAAAGCTTGGGATTTGACTCGTGGCTTGCGTTCGGTGGTGGTGGCTGTGGTGGATGACTCTTTTGATTTGAATCATCCTGATTTTCAGGGGAGTGGGAAAATTGTCGCCCCTAGGGATTTGAAGGAAAATGATTTTCTACCCCTCCCCAATGAACAAGAAGCCAGTCATGGTACTGCTTGTGCGGGAATAGCGATCGCTGAAGAGAACGGGACGGGTATTGCTGGGGTGGCACCCGGATGTGCTTTGATGCCAATTCGCACCACGGGCTACTTAGATGATGAGTCAATTGAACAAATTTTTGATTGGGCAGTGGAAAAAGGTGCCAGTGTCATTTCTTGCAGTTGGGGAGCCTCGGCGGTGTACTTCCCCCTCTCGATGCGTCAGCGGGCAGCCGTTACTAGGGCAGCAACCAAAGGACGTAGTGGTAAAGGTTGTGTGATTATTTTTGCTGCTGGGAATGCCAATCGCCCGGTGAGTGGGGTTGTTAGTGAGCGGAATTGGGCAAAAAATATTGTTTCTGGTGATACTAAATGGTTAAGTGGTTTCGCTGTACACCCAGATGTGATTACAGTAGCAGCATCCACCAGCTTGAATAAAAAAGCGGCTTATAGTAATTGGGGTGAAAATATTTCTGTATGTGCCCCAAGTAACAATGCACCACCAGGGATGTGGTTTCAAGCAACAGGATATGTCTACACTCAACCGGGGATTGCTGGGGCATTACCAGGATTAGGAGTGTTTACAACCGACCAATTGGGTGCCGCAGGTTACGATTTGGGGAATTTTACCAATACCTTTGGTGGGACTTCCAGCGCCACACCGGTTGTTGCGGGTGTTGCGGGGTTAATTTTATCAGTTAATCCTGATCTGACAGCGCGGCAGGTGAACAATATATTAGAGGAAACAGCAGATAAGATCATTGATACCGAGGCAGATTTGCAGTTAGGGCGACGTGAAGGAACCTATGATGAAAAGGGTCACTCCCAATGGTTTGGTTATGGGAAGGTGAATGCAGCCCGTGCAGTAGAGGCAGCCAAGAAGTTGCGAGCAATTCCGAATGTGGGAAATCGGCAAATCTCCGCCAAAAACATCAATAAAATTGCTATCCCCGACAATAATCGCCAAGGAGTTAAAAGCGCGATCGCATTTTCTGATGCCAGCCTAGTCAAAGATATACAAATTACCGTTAATATCAACCACGATTTTTTAGGTGATTTAGAAATTTATCTCATCGCCCCCAACAAGCAACAGATATTATTGCAAAGTCGGACGTTAGGAAGAAGCAATCAATTGCAGGGTCATTTTAGTACAGCTACAGAACCAGCGCTGATGCAATTGGCTCACCAACCAGCGGCAGGTAGGTGGTATCTCTGGGTTATTGACTATGTACCAGAAGATATAGGTACTTTGAATAGTTGGGAATTAACTTTAGGATTTTAA
- a CDS encoding helix-turn-helix transcriptional regulator, producing the protein MKQKAKPRIAFLREKAGLTQLELSRLVGVTESTIQNWESGRTGTDHIDRVIKFCKALNCRVEDLVEYISELPEEANAKLTSLSDVQHLLGTDEVQEDVPVKEKNQTNSKLRG; encoded by the coding sequence GTGAAACAGAAAGCAAAACCGAGAATAGCTTTTCTGCGTGAAAAGGCGGGATTGACCCAATTAGAGTTGTCGCGTTTGGTGGGTGTCACCGAAAGCACAATTCAGAACTGGGAAAGCGGAAGAACCGGAACTGATCATATCGATCGGGTAATAAAGTTTTGTAAAGCACTCAACTGTAGAGTAGAGGATTTAGTTGAGTACATAAGTGAGTTGCCAGAGGAAGCAAATGCGAAACTAACTTCTTTAAGTGATGTGCAACATTTGTTAGGTACTGATGAGGTACAAGAAGATGTACCCGTGAAAGAAAAGAATCAGACCAACTCAAAATTGCGAGGTTGA
- the grxD gene encoding Grx4 family monothiol glutaredoxin, whose translation MTPELKERIDNLVHQNKIMVFMKGTKLMPMCGFSNNVVQILNTLGVPFETLNILDDQEIRQGIKEYSSWPTIPQVYINGEFVGGSDILIELYQKNELQQIVEVALAS comes from the coding sequence ATGACACCAGAGCTAAAAGAACGTATCGACAACTTGGTTCACCAAAATAAAATTATGGTTTTCATGAAGGGAACCAAATTAATGCCAATGTGCGGATTTTCTAACAATGTGGTACAAATTTTAAATACTTTAGGTGTACCTTTTGAAACCCTGAATATCCTTGATGACCAAGAAATTCGCCAAGGAATTAAAGAGTATTCTAGTTGGCCCACAATTCCTCAAGTTTATATCAACGGTGAATTTGTTGGTGGCTCAGATATTTTGATTGAACTATATCAAAAAAATGAGTTACAACAAATTGTTGAAGTGGCTTTAGCTTCATAG
- the tadA gene encoding tRNA adenosine(34) deaminase TadA has protein sequence MLIKYSDYLIHRQWMCHALQLAQLAGDGGDIPVGAVIVDSGGNLIAEGENRKERDHDPTAHAEIVAIRKAAQKLETWRLHGCTLYVTLEPCPMCAGAIVQARLANLVYGLDDAKTGAVRTVANIPDSSVSNHHLRVVGGILESSCRQQLQNWFLHRRQRSNSVNSKDKDETVQ, from the coding sequence ATGTTAATAAAATACTCAGATTATCTTATACATAGACAATGGATGTGCCACGCCTTACAATTAGCCCAATTAGCAGGTGATGGAGGTGATATTCCTGTGGGCGCTGTCATAGTTGACTCCGGCGGTAATCTGATTGCTGAAGGAGAAAACAGAAAAGAACGCGACCATGATCCTACGGCTCATGCGGAGATCGTCGCTATCAGAAAAGCGGCTCAAAAGTTAGAAACTTGGCGCTTGCATGGGTGTACTCTCTATGTAACTCTAGAACCTTGCCCGATGTGCGCGGGGGCTATAGTTCAAGCTCGACTTGCCAATCTCGTGTATGGACTAGATGATGCCAAAACCGGGGCGGTGCGGACTGTTGCGAATATCCCAGATAGCTCAGTATCTAACCATCATCTGCGTGTTGTTGGAGGTATTTTAGAATCTAGTTGCCGTCAACAGTTACAAAACTGGTTTTTACATCGGCGACAGCGTTCAAACTCGGTAAATTCAAAGGACAAAGATGAAACTGTCCAGTAG
- a CDS encoding DUF3370 domain-containing protein, with protein MSKFPVKISILIAGLVVFPILTTSYLKYTSQVKQVSAQTPTKPAPQEVIQLGEVRPLPGKLNNIPVFNSNSPEWIKTEGILLSTFPPQAKKNPAAHLNFPFQGKFDLFAHHYTHTPKDLQTLYIGVMVHNPSKQPVTIEIPQAASYLMTQAPFVTLPPYQENSDAKAFSGPGARAVADVLRGVRQANFPAKLVIPPQQSRMLINLPIPVRGLEKPVNGRSSFMHLNSSNKIYVASMAMFAKKNIDGSERPPNLAEWQNLLKNGSFAGPRDKIPTPPDAVSGSLIYGRVAGVSQGSQWKATLTDKNASILNIPQPGKAISYGLVTLRGGRLGTEQNQTAKMLVRYPDTAYEAHGNYGVEYNLSLPLSNNTSKNQTVSVTLETPLKEDKLSQKNLRFRQPSLDFPFFRGTVRLIYADDSGKKITRYVHLWHRTAQVLQPLLELKMPTNSKRNIQVDLIYPPDSTPPHVLTVKTR; from the coding sequence ATGTCAAAATTTCCAGTCAAAATCTCCATATTGATAGCTGGATTAGTAGTTTTCCCCATCCTAACTACTTCCTACCTCAAATATACAAGCCAAGTAAAACAAGTTTCTGCCCAAACACCAACTAAACCCGCACCCCAAGAGGTCATCCAGTTAGGAGAAGTTCGCCCTTTACCTGGGAAACTGAATAATATTCCTGTTTTTAACAGCAACAGTCCAGAGTGGATCAAAACTGAAGGAATTTTACTTTCAACTTTCCCCCCACAAGCCAAGAAAAATCCCGCTGCACATCTAAATTTCCCGTTTCAAGGAAAATTCGATTTATTTGCCCACCACTATACACACACCCCAAAAGACTTACAAACGCTTTACATCGGTGTTATGGTTCATAATCCCAGCAAGCAACCTGTGACAATCGAGATACCTCAAGCTGCTAGCTACCTAATGACGCAAGCGCCATTTGTCACTTTGCCACCATATCAGGAAAATTCTGATGCTAAAGCTTTTTCTGGACCTGGTGCAAGGGCAGTTGCTGATGTGTTGCGGGGTGTAAGACAAGCTAATTTTCCAGCAAAGTTAGTAATTCCTCCCCAGCAAAGTCGGATGTTAATAAATCTTCCCATACCAGTACGCGGTTTAGAAAAACCAGTAAATGGTCGTTCTAGCTTTATGCATTTGAATAGTAGTAATAAAATATACGTTGCTAGTATGGCAATGTTCGCCAAGAAAAATATTGATGGTTCCGAACGCCCTCCCAATTTAGCTGAGTGGCAAAATCTCTTGAAGAATGGCAGCTTTGCAGGACCTCGTGACAAAATACCGACTCCCCCTGATGCCGTTAGTGGTAGCCTAATTTACGGGCGTGTGGCTGGAGTATCCCAAGGTTCCCAGTGGAAAGCGACTCTAACTGATAAAAATGCTTCAATTCTGAATATTCCCCAACCTGGTAAAGCTATTTCTTATGGCTTGGTTACTTTGCGAGGCGGGCGTTTAGGTACCGAACAAAACCAAACAGCAAAGATGCTGGTACGTTACCCAGATACTGCATATGAGGCACATGGTAATTATGGAGTGGAATATAATTTAAGTTTACCTCTCAGTAATAACACTAGCAAAAATCAAACTGTTAGCGTTACTTTAGAGACACCTCTAAAGGAAGATAAATTATCTCAAAAGAATCTTCGCTTTCGCCAACCTTCCCTAGATTTTCCGTTTTTCCGAGGTACAGTTAGATTAATTTATGCCGACGATAGTGGCAAGAAAATTACCCGCTATGTTCATTTGTGGCATCGCACTGCACAGGTTCTTCAGCCACTGTTAGAGTTAAAAATGCCAACTAACAGTAAGCGGAATATCCAAGTAGACTTAATTTATCCACCAGATTCTACACCGCCTCATGTGTTGACGGTCAAAACTCGTTAA
- the glpX gene encoding class II fructose-bisphosphatase, with translation MENTLGLEIIEVVEQAAIASSRWMGKGEKNTADQVAVEAMRERMNKIHMRGRIVIGEGERDEAPMLYIGEEVGICTRADAQNFCNPSELIEIDIAVDPCEGTNLVAYGQNGSMAVLAISEKGGLFAAPDFYMKKLAAPPQARGLVDINKSATENLKILSECLNRSVEELVVVVMDRPRHTELIQEIRNCGARVRLISDGDVSAAISCGFSGTNIHCLMGIGAAPEGVISAAAMRCLGGHFQGQLIYDPEVVQTGLIGESREGNLARLKEMGITDGDKVYNCDELASGETVLFAACGITPGVLMEGVRFFHGGARTQSLVISSQSQTARFIDTIHMFDSPQTINLH, from the coding sequence GTGGAAAATACTCTTGGGTTAGAAATTATTGAGGTAGTAGAACAAGCAGCGATCGCTTCCTCCCGTTGGATGGGGAAAGGGGAGAAAAATACTGCTGACCAAGTTGCAGTTGAAGCAATGCGTGAGCGGATGAACAAAATCCACATGCGTGGAAGAATTGTAATTGGTGAAGGCGAACGTGACGAAGCACCAATGCTCTACATTGGCGAAGAAGTTGGTATTTGTACTCGCGCTGATGCACAAAACTTTTGTAACCCTAGCGAATTAATTGAAATTGATATCGCAGTTGACCCTTGCGAAGGTACCAATTTGGTGGCTTACGGTCAAAACGGTTCAATGGCAGTATTAGCAATTTCCGAAAAAGGTGGTTTGTTTGCAGCACCTGACTTCTACATGAAGAAACTAGCTGCACCCCCACAAGCCAGAGGTTTGGTAGATATCAATAAATCTGCTACCGAAAACCTGAAAATTCTTTCCGAGTGTTTAAATCGTTCGGTTGAGGAATTGGTAGTTGTGGTGATGGATCGTCCACGTCACACAGAATTAATCCAAGAAATTCGTAACTGTGGCGCTAGAGTACGATTGATCAGCGATGGTGACGTTTCTGCTGCTATTTCCTGTGGTTTTTCTGGAACCAACATTCACTGTTTAATGGGTATTGGTGCGGCTCCTGAAGGTGTCATTTCTGCTGCGGCAATGCGTTGCTTGGGCGGACATTTCCAAGGACAATTAATCTATGATCCTGAAGTTGTCCAAACCGGTTTAATTGGGGAAAGCCGCGAAGGTAACTTGGCTAGATTGAAGGAAATGGGCATTACCGACGGAGACAAAGTTTATAACTGCGATGAATTAGCTTCAGGTGAAACTGTCTTATTTGCAGCTTGTGGTATTACTCCTGGAGTATTAATGGAAGGTGTACGTTTCTTCCATGGTGGAGCCAGAACTCAAAGTTTGGTAATCTCCAGCCAATCACAAACCGCTCGCTTTATCGATACAATTCACATGTTTGATTCACCTCAAACAATTAACCTGCACTAA
- a CDS encoding DUF6761 family protein, translating to MLQDTQSIRFYQRLTDAFVELWNRGYRTDDMRMYLDGYLAALRNSNAIEAYLIHRLEEEATRYLYDVSNFVVTQPQTEKEAGYY from the coding sequence ATGCTCCAAGACACACAATCAATCCGTTTTTATCAAAGATTGACCGATGCCTTCGTCGAGTTATGGAATCGTGGTTATCGCACTGACGACATGCGAATGTATCTGGATGGTTATTTAGCGGCTTTACGTAACAGCAATGCGATTGAAGCTTATCTGATCCATCGTTTAGAGGAGGAGGCTACCCGCTATTTATACGACGTTTCTAATTTTGTCGTGACCCAACCTCAAACAGAAAAGGAAGCAGGCTACTACTAG
- a CDS encoding response regulator transcription factor, producing MGSVCIEIIEGNPHLRSLLGWHLQQLDYRVYQAASIYQAREIFLSHQPTLVVLDADLSDGDGIEFCRWLHRQQPLVLMLSAKTSEADIVGGLKAGADDYLSKPFGMQEFLARVEALIRRKRTPVAPAYLDYGTLQIDLVQRRVRFQGEFIDLTPQEFSLLYVLAQAGGIPLSRSELLRRAWPDAIDNPRTIDTHVLSLRKKVELDPRQPSLIQTIRNVGYRFNTEILNSSITPSPAKLMKERLA from the coding sequence GTGGGTTCAGTTTGTATTGAAATTATTGAAGGAAATCCTCATCTGAGGTCATTGCTAGGTTGGCACTTGCAGCAGCTAGATTACCGAGTATATCAGGCTGCTAGCATCTACCAAGCAAGGGAGATATTTTTGAGTCATCAACCGACATTAGTTGTGCTTGATGCTGATTTGTCTGATGGTGATGGGATTGAGTTTTGCCGTTGGTTACACCGTCAGCAGCCGCTTGTGTTGATGCTATCTGCCAAAACGTCGGAGGCTGATATTGTTGGGGGTTTAAAGGCAGGTGCAGACGATTATTTGAGCAAACCATTTGGGATGCAGGAATTTTTGGCTAGGGTTGAAGCTTTAATCCGTCGCAAGCGTACACCTGTTGCTCCAGCTTACTTGGATTATGGAACATTACAGATTGACTTGGTACAACGTAGAGTTCGCTTTCAGGGGGAATTCATCGATTTAACACCGCAGGAATTCAGTTTGTTGTATGTTTTAGCGCAGGCAGGAGGAATTCCCTTGTCACGTTCAGAATTGTTGCGAAGGGCTTGGCCCGATGCGATTGATAATCCCCGAACAATTGATACTCATGTCTTATCTTTACGGAAAAAAGTAGAGTTAGATCCCCGTCAACCTAGTTTGATTCAAACTATTAGGAATGTTGGGTATCGGTTTAATACAGAAATTTTAAATTCGAGTATTACACCATCACCTGCAAAGTTGATGAAAGAAAGGTTAGCTTGA
- a CDS encoding glutamyl-tRNA reductase, producing the protein MNIVVVGLSHKTAPVEVREKLSIPEPQLESAIAQLLNYPHIEEVAILSTCNRLEIYIVAHETELGIREVTQFLADYSKLPVPALRSHLFMLLHQDAVMHIMRVAGGLDSLVLGEGQILAQVKNTHKLGQQYGGIKTILNRLFKQALTAGKRVRTETSIGTGAVSISSAAVELAQMKIQSFASCRVTILGAGKMSRLLVQHLVSKGATQISIVNRSLGRAQELAKQFGEELVKCHLLPEMMTVIAESHIVFTSTSATEPILDRGKLEMVLEPSQPLMLFDISVPRNVHTDVNELEHVKAFNVDDLKAVVAQNQESRRKMAQEAEGLLDEEVAAFDLWWRSLETVTTISCLRNKIETIREQELEKALSRLGSDFGDKQQEVIEALTRGIVNKILHDPMVQLRAQQDVEARRHCMQTLQTLFNLDVEQAV; encoded by the coding sequence ATGAATATAGTAGTAGTGGGCTTGAGCCACAAAACAGCCCCTGTTGAAGTCCGGGAAAAACTAAGTATTCCAGAGCCTCAATTAGAAAGTGCGATCGCACAACTTCTCAATTATCCTCACATAGAGGAGGTTGCTATCCTTAGCACCTGCAACCGTCTCGAAATTTATATTGTTGCCCACGAAACTGAATTAGGAATTAGGGAAGTAACTCAGTTTCTTGCTGACTACAGTAAGCTGCCTGTACCAGCCTTGCGTAGCCATTTGTTCATGCTGCTTCACCAAGATGCAGTTATGCATATCATGCGGGTTGCTGGTGGTTTAGATAGCCTAGTTTTGGGTGAAGGACAAATTTTGGCACAGGTCAAAAATACCCACAAATTAGGGCAGCAATATGGTGGCATCAAAACTATTTTAAATCGTTTATTTAAACAAGCTCTTACCGCCGGAAAACGAGTCCGCACTGAAACCAGCATCGGTACAGGGGCAGTATCTATTAGTTCGGCTGCTGTCGAATTAGCCCAGATGAAAATCCAAAGCTTTGCAAGTTGTCGGGTGACAATTCTCGGTGCCGGAAAAATGTCACGACTATTGGTACAACACCTCGTATCCAAAGGCGCAACACAAATTTCCATTGTCAACCGTTCCCTAGGACGCGCCCAAGAACTAGCAAAACAATTTGGCGAAGAATTGGTTAAATGTCATCTATTACCAGAAATGATGACAGTAATTGCCGAAAGCCATATAGTATTTACTAGCACCTCTGCTACTGAACCAATTCTGGATCGTGGCAAATTGGAAATGGTATTAGAACCTAGCCAACCTTTGATGCTATTTGACATCTCGGTACCCCGAAATGTTCATACTGATGTCAATGAACTTGAACATGTCAAAGCCTTTAATGTGGATGACTTGAAGGCAGTGGTAGCACAAAACCAAGAAAGCCGACGCAAAATGGCACAGGAAGCCGAAGGACTTTTGGATGAAGAAGTCGCAGCTTTTGATTTGTGGTGGCGAAGTTTAGAAACCGTAACAACCATCAGTTGTTTGCGAAATAAAATTGAAACAATCCGTGAACAAGAATTAGAAAAGGCATTATCACGCTTAGGTTCTGATTTTGGTGACAAACAGCAAGAAGTAATCGAGGCTTTAACTAGGGGAATTGTCAACAAAATTCTACACGACCCCATGGTACAACTACGCGCCCAACAAGACGTAGAAGCACGTCGTCATTGTATGCAAACCTTACAGACGCTGTTTAACTTGGATGTTGAACAAGCAGTTTAG
- a CDS encoding lysophospholipid acyltransferase family protein: MIELCSSSDQSDRKLGKNNTNSHIACKTSLISPSLSSLAYFLGTKLLLPNFFGQIEVTGQNNIPATGPVILAPTHRSRWDALLVPFAAGRYVSGRDLRFMVTATECTGIQGWFISRLGGFAVEPQNPSITSLRHAVDLLVNGQVLVIFPEGGIRKGRVHPLKPGIARLALRAESDHPGLGVQILPVSINYSDLNPSWGTNVNIDIGMPIPVAKYIRSCVKQDARFLTHDLTKTLQKLSINQVKLRHRELANMANFPDQESQVQGHKSQI; encoded by the coding sequence ATGATTGAACTTTGCTCTTCCTCTGATCAAAGCGATCGCAAGCTAGGGAAAAATAATACCAACTCTCACATTGCTTGCAAAACCTCGCTAATTTCTCCTAGCCTGAGTAGTCTGGCATATTTCTTGGGAACTAAGTTGCTATTACCCAATTTTTTTGGGCAAATTGAAGTAACTGGGCAAAATAATATCCCAGCCACAGGTCCTGTAATTCTTGCTCCCACCCATAGATCTAGATGGGATGCCCTATTGGTGCCTTTTGCGGCTGGTAGGTATGTTAGCGGGCGAGATTTACGATTCATGGTGACTGCCACCGAATGTACAGGAATACAGGGATGGTTTATCAGTCGCTTGGGTGGTTTTGCTGTTGAACCCCAAAATCCATCTATTACCTCTTTGCGTCATGCAGTGGATTTACTTGTAAATGGTCAAGTATTGGTGATTTTTCCAGAAGGGGGTATCCGCAAAGGGAGAGTTCACCCACTCAAGCCGGGGATTGCTCGTTTGGCTTTGAGGGCAGAATCAGACCATCCAGGATTGGGAGTACAAATTTTACCCGTTAGCATTAATTACAGTGACTTGAATCCCAGTTGGGGGACTAACGTCAATATTGACATTGGGATGCCGATTCCAGTTGCCAAATATATCCGGAGTTGTGTCAAACAGGATGCCCGTTTTTTGACCCACGATTTAACCAAGACTTTGCAAAAATTAAGTATTAATCAAGTCAAGCTGCGTCATCGAGAATTGGCGAACATGGCAAATTTCCCGGATCAAGAGTCCCAAGTTCAGGGTCACAAATCCCAGATTTAA